One region of Humidesulfovibrio mexicanus genomic DNA includes:
- a CDS encoding beta clamp domain-containing protein, whose product MLIKIEKAALAAQLATAARISGKGQAGFRSLILSAAEGELKVMATDGSIEFCGKVPAEVQEPGETAVCGKFLHNLVKRLPAWPLTLQTDEAGSIVLKSEKLKYTLAAEAAWDSESLALEPPAGGLAVDGAMLAEAIDRVLFCVGRDAGMEGISCLKIDPDPKSEEVAMVGLDGHQLARTLVRDTTLRSLLPDAGLLLHWAYVDELRRWLPPGGVQVAVGAKRLHLRTAEEMFSLPISDWSYPSFRALLSRAEAAPSRLEAGREALLAALDRLALFTTEVMSGAVLTANADADGVALSAQADQGKAEEALVSDFQGDPVRVALPVKPLADMLRNLTSERVRLDICGEKGPCLITGQDDGDWDYALILMPLIMKD is encoded by the coding sequence ATGTTGATCAAGATTGAGAAGGCCGCATTGGCGGCGCAGCTGGCCACTGCGGCCCGCATATCCGGCAAAGGGCAGGCCGGGTTCCGGTCGCTGATCCTGAGCGCGGCCGAGGGTGAGCTGAAGGTCATGGCCACCGACGGCAGCATTGAGTTCTGCGGCAAGGTCCCGGCCGAGGTGCAGGAGCCGGGCGAAACCGCCGTGTGCGGCAAATTCCTGCACAATCTGGTCAAGCGCCTGCCGGCGTGGCCCCTGACCCTCCAGACCGACGAAGCCGGCAGCATCGTGCTCAAGAGCGAAAAGCTCAAGTACACCCTGGCCGCAGAAGCAGCCTGGGACTCTGAGAGCCTTGCCCTGGAGCCGCCTGCGGGCGGCTTGGCCGTGGATGGCGCGATGCTGGCCGAGGCCATTGACCGCGTGCTGTTCTGCGTCGGGCGCGATGCTGGCATGGAAGGCATTTCCTGTCTCAAGATCGACCCGGACCCCAAGTCCGAGGAAGTGGCCATGGTGGGTCTCGACGGCCACCAGCTGGCGCGGACCCTGGTGCGTGACACCACGTTGCGCTCTCTGCTGCCCGACGCGGGCCTGCTGCTGCATTGGGCTTATGTGGATGAGCTGCGGCGCTGGCTGCCTCCGGGCGGCGTCCAGGTCGCAGTGGGCGCGAAGCGGCTGCATCTGCGCACGGCGGAGGAAATGTTCTCGTTGCCCATCAGCGATTGGAGCTACCCCTCGTTCAGAGCGCTGCTTTCCAGGGCCGAGGCCGCGCCCTCGCGCCTGGAGGCTGGCCGCGAGGCCCTGCTCGCCGCCCTGGACCGCCTTGCCCTGTTCACCACCGAGGTTATGAGCGGCGCGGTGCTGACCGCAAACGCTGATGCCGATGGCGTGGCGCTTTCGGCCCAGGCCGACCAGGGCAAGGCCGAAGAAGCCCTCGTGTCGGACTTCCAGGGCGACCCCGTGCGTGTGGCCCTGCCGGTAAAGCCCCTCGCGGACATGCTGCGCAACCTCACCAGCGAACGCGTGCGCCTGGATATTTGCGGCGAGAAAGGCCCGTGCCTCATCACCGGGCAGGATGACGGGGATTGGGACTACGCGTTGATCCTCATGCCGCTCATCATGAAAGACTAG
- a CDS encoding PAS domain-containing sensor histidine kinase: MSKGSIHQRRRLCKPRARTFTRRDARLRMLAENSSDVYFSVRLPGARYEYISPSVEALCGFSPEAFYRDAGTFLRCVAPAWREQMAVWLAEIDRGQVAEAYEFQVIGPDGSLRWVRQRQIRGATPDGAAWLLQGVATDITELRQAQTELRESKEHFRQLIELWPDQVALSVNLDAGRHEYVSPSMERMLGYTPQEFYDDPDLARRVVPPHWRDKARRWFAEIRSGTLQPFYELELAHKHGGQRWIHLSGVLRPRAPGQDMVAQFILRDVTSRKRAEAALRESETRFRDLAENWTDQVIVRINLRTHRHEYVSPGMTRIFGYRPEEFYAETSRALDAVLPEWRPQRARWLEEMSRGVIRPEYEFEVLDAWGNRRWVLQRGSILRDAKGRPAALQAVLCDNTERRRLEDALRESNRRYALLAENMVDVIWALDAHLRWTYLSPSAEALAGESVDALLQRPLDSVLSKESIGTIGRTIEQWGRAAPGSPEDEPQLLTLEVIHVGGRAVPVEALARCLRDASGRITGYCGTARDIRPRRRMERVEAALGRLSLLLLECADLAQVQVLASACAEDITGAGQVLAQRRDPETGRYLSPSGSPCRELAQDNAVSVPVLHAGEELGRLVALDLEAEQRPRAALLLERVAALLSLAVARILAEEALRKSERTSRKLLESMHEGVWAVDRENRTIFVNEYLTKMLGYGAEELAAMRPWEVLDSAELPRALSRLRERRLGLSGTGDYDLRRRDGGVLPVQVSSSPILNESGGYEGLVCTALDLSERKRMEAELRRNQARFEALYELTSLDGVGEAEMAAFALREALRLTASGGGALFFVSADGQQLTPLAWHGVPDPLGPLPAGTHTPWAVVHATGVPLVLNDFTMSANGSPEGYMGLDRFLGVPALDGERPAAVLALMGKAAPYTPDDTLQVSLLMDGMWRIVRGRRDDERIRASLREKDALLREVQHRVKNNLQVVTSLLDMAVRRMEDPQARLSLSEVRAKVQAMSLVHAQLHSGAAEGAGAGRGIDLERYVRALVRQLREVYSGDMSFEARVELEGLSLGLDQAVPLGLALNEALANAFKHGRQGEARGRVVLDACREADGRVRIELKDHGPGLPAGLEPEHASGLGLKLMFGLVRHQLGGQLDLESGPEGVVVRIRFCPSVAR; this comes from the coding sequence ATGTCGAAGGGGTCTATACATCAGCGCCGCAGACTGTGCAAGCCCCGCGCCCGTACGTTCACCCGGCGCGACGCCAGGCTTAGGATGCTGGCCGAAAATTCCAGCGACGTGTACTTCTCGGTTCGCCTGCCCGGGGCCCGCTACGAGTACATCAGCCCCTCGGTGGAGGCCCTGTGCGGGTTTTCTCCGGAGGCGTTCTACCGCGATGCGGGCACCTTTCTGCGTTGCGTGGCCCCGGCCTGGCGCGAGCAGATGGCCGTCTGGCTTGCCGAGATCGACCGGGGACAAGTGGCCGAGGCGTACGAGTTCCAGGTCATCGGGCCTGACGGCAGCCTGCGTTGGGTGCGCCAGCGGCAGATTCGCGGCGCCACGCCGGACGGCGCCGCCTGGCTTTTGCAGGGCGTGGCGACGGACATAACGGAGCTGCGCCAGGCCCAGACGGAGCTGCGCGAAAGCAAGGAGCATTTCCGCCAGCTCATCGAACTGTGGCCGGACCAGGTGGCCCTGTCCGTGAACCTCGACGCCGGGCGGCACGAATACGTGAGCCCCAGCATGGAGCGGATGCTCGGCTACACCCCGCAAGAGTTCTACGACGATCCCGACCTCGCGCGGCGCGTCGTGCCGCCGCATTGGCGCGACAAGGCCCGACGCTGGTTTGCGGAGATCCGTTCCGGAACCCTTCAGCCCTTTTATGAACTGGAGCTGGCCCACAAGCACGGCGGGCAGCGCTGGATCCATCTCAGCGGCGTGCTCCGGCCGCGCGCCCCCGGCCAGGACATGGTGGCCCAGTTCATTCTGCGCGATGTGACCAGCCGCAAGCGCGCCGAGGCCGCCCTGCGGGAAAGCGAGACCCGTTTTCGCGACCTGGCCGAGAACTGGACCGATCAGGTCATCGTCCGCATCAATTTGCGCACCCACCGGCACGAATACGTCAGTCCGGGCATGACGCGCATTTTCGGCTACCGGCCGGAGGAATTCTACGCCGAGACCTCGCGCGCGCTGGACGCGGTGCTGCCGGAATGGCGGCCGCAGCGGGCGCGTTGGCTGGAGGAGATGTCCCGGGGCGTCATCCGCCCGGAGTACGAGTTCGAGGTGCTGGACGCCTGGGGCAACCGCCGCTGGGTGCTGCAGCGCGGCTCCATCCTGCGCGACGCCAAGGGCCGCCCCGCCGCGCTGCAGGCCGTGCTGTGCGACAACACCGAACGCCGCCGCCTGGAGGACGCCCTGCGCGAATCCAACCGCAGGTACGCCCTGCTGGCGGAGAACATGGTCGATGTCATCTGGGCCTTGGACGCCCATCTGCGCTGGACCTATCTGAGCCCCTCCGCCGAGGCTCTGGCCGGGGAGAGCGTGGACGCGCTGCTCCAGCGCCCCTTGGACAGCGTGCTCAGCAAGGAGTCCATCGGGACCATCGGCCGCACCATCGAGCAATGGGGCAGGGCCGCGCCCGGCTCCCCGGAGGACGAGCCCCAGCTGCTCACCCTGGAGGTGATCCACGTTGGCGGCCGGGCCGTCCCGGTCGAGGCGCTGGCCCGGTGCCTGCGCGATGCGTCGGGGCGCATCACCGGCTATTGCGGCACCGCGCGCGACATACGGCCGCGCAGGCGCATGGAGCGCGTGGAGGCGGCCTTGGGGCGATTGTCGCTCTTGCTGTTGGAATGCGCGGACCTCGCCCAGGTCCAGGTGCTCGCCTCGGCCTGCGCCGAGGACATCACCGGCGCGGGGCAGGTGCTGGCGCAACGCCGCGACCCGGAGACCGGCCGCTACTTAAGCCCGTCCGGAAGCCCCTGCCGCGAACTGGCCCAGGACAACGCGGTGAGCGTGCCCGTGCTGCACGCGGGCGAGGAGCTTGGGCGGCTGGTGGCCCTGGACTTGGAGGCGGAGCAGCGGCCCCGCGCGGCTTTGCTGCTGGAGCGGGTCGCGGCGCTGCTTTCCCTTGCCGTGGCGCGCATACTGGCCGAGGAGGCCCTGCGCAAGAGCGAGCGCACGTCGCGCAAGCTGCTGGAATCCATGCACGAGGGCGTGTGGGCCGTGGATCGCGAGAACCGGACCATCTTTGTGAACGAATACCTGACGAAGATGCTTGGCTACGGGGCGGAGGAACTCGCCGCGATGCGGCCCTGGGAGGTGCTCGACAGCGCGGAGCTGCCGCGGGCGCTGAGCAGACTGCGCGAGCGGCGCCTGGGGCTTTCCGGCACCGGCGACTACGACCTCAGGCGCCGGGATGGCGGCGTGCTGCCCGTGCAGGTGAGCTCTTCCCCCATTTTGAACGAGAGCGGCGGGTACGAGGGGCTGGTCTGCACCGCCCTGGACCTCTCGGAGCGCAAGCGCATGGAGGCGGAGCTGCGCCGCAACCAGGCGCGCTTCGAGGCGCTGTACGAGCTGACAAGCCTTGACGGCGTGGGCGAGGCGGAAATGGCGGCCTTTGCCCTGCGGGAGGCCCTGCGGCTGACGGCCAGCGGGGGCGGGGCGCTGTTTTTTGTCTCTGCGGACGGCCAACAGCTGACGCCCCTGGCATGGCATGGCGTTCCGGACCCCTTGGGACCGCTCCCCGCGGGGACGCACACCCCCTGGGCCGTGGTGCACGCCACTGGGGTGCCGCTGGTGTTGAACGACTTCACCATGTCCGCCAACGGCAGCCCAGAGGGATACATGGGGCTGGACCGTTTTCTGGGGGTGCCCGCCCTTGATGGCGAGAGGCCCGCGGCTGTGCTGGCCCTCATGGGCAAGGCCGCGCCCTATACGCCCGACGACACGCTGCAGGTCTCCCTGCTGATGGACGGGATGTGGCGCATCGTGCGCGGCAGGCGCGACGACGAGCGCATCCGCGCCTCGCTGCGCGAAAAGGACGCCCTGCTTCGCGAGGTGCAGCATCGGGTCAAGAACAACCTGCAGGTGGTCACCTCGCTGCTGGACATGGCCGTGCGGCGGATGGAGGATCCCCAGGCCCGCCTGAGCCTGAGCGAGGTGCGGGCCAAGGTGCAGGCCATGAGCCTGGTGCACGCCCAGTTGCACAGCGGAGCGGCGGAGGGCGCCGGGGCGGGGCGGGGCATCGACCTGGAGCGCTACGTGCGCGCCCTGGTCCGCCAGCTGCGCGAGGTCTACTCCGGGGACATGTCCTTCGAGGCCAGGGTGGAGTTGGAGGGGCTGAGCCTGGGGCTGGACCAGGCCGTGCCCCTTGGCCTGGCGCTCAACGAGGCCCTGGCCAACGCCTTCAAGCACGGCCGCCAGGGCGAGGCGCGGGGCCGCGTCGTGCTCGACGCCTGCCGCGAAGCGGACGGCCGCGTGCGCATCGAACTCAAGGACCACGGCCCCGGCCTGCCAGCGGGCCTGGAACCGGAGCACGCCTCCGGTCTGGGGCTGAAGCTCATGTTCGGGCTGGTGCGCCACCAACTGGGCGGCCAGCTGGACCTTGAGAGCGGCCCGGAGGGCGTTGTGGTGCGCATACGGTTTTGCCCAAGTGTTGCCCGTTGA
- the serB gene encoding phosphoserine phosphatase SerB yields MREIILIHATGEDRPGITSSLTGVLASCGVDILDIGQVVIHDHLTLGMLVALPDEGQAAPVLKDLLFKAHELGVALKLTPIGLERYENWVTVQGRPRHIVTLLARRLEAAHISRLTGALARHGLNIDIINRLSGRVSLTDGAEPRPACVEFSVRGAAADWTAIRREFMDMSSEMGVDVALQEDNVFRRNRRLVAFDMDSTLIQVEVIDELAKRFGVGDEVSAITAGAMRGEYDFKESLRRRLALLKGLDARVLEDVAASLPLTEGAERLIVNLKRLGFKVAIISGGFTYFGERLKELLGIDYVFANKLEVQDGRLTGRVVGPVVDGARKAELLRRLAEKEGISLQQVAAVGDGANDLPMLGLAGLGIAFHAKPKVKAGARQSISTLGLDAILYLIGFRERETLG; encoded by the coding sequence ATGCGAGAGATCATCCTCATCCACGCCACGGGCGAAGACCGTCCGGGCATCACCTCCTCCTTGACCGGCGTTCTGGCGTCCTGCGGGGTGGACATCCTGGACATCGGCCAAGTGGTCATCCACGACCATCTCACCCTGGGGATGCTGGTGGCCCTGCCGGACGAAGGCCAGGCCGCGCCGGTGCTCAAGGACCTGCTGTTCAAGGCCCATGAGCTGGGCGTCGCGCTCAAGCTCACGCCCATCGGACTAGAACGCTACGAGAACTGGGTGACCGTGCAGGGCCGTCCCAGGCATATCGTCACCTTGCTGGCCAGGCGGCTCGAGGCCGCGCACATTTCGCGCCTTACCGGCGCCCTTGCCCGCCACGGGCTCAACATCGACATCATCAACCGCCTGTCGGGCCGCGTGTCCCTGACGGACGGCGCCGAGCCCAGGCCCGCCTGCGTGGAGTTCTCCGTGCGCGGGGCCGCGGCCGACTGGACCGCCATCCGCCGCGAGTTCATGGACATGAGCAGTGAAATGGGCGTGGACGTGGCCCTGCAGGAGGACAACGTCTTCCGCCGCAACCGCAGGCTGGTGGCCTTCGACATGGACTCCACGCTCATCCAGGTGGAAGTCATCGATGAACTGGCCAAGCGCTTTGGGGTGGGTGACGAGGTGTCGGCCATCACCGCCGGGGCCATGCGCGGCGAATACGATTTCAAGGAGAGCCTGCGCCGCCGGCTGGCCCTCTTGAAGGGCCTGGACGCCCGCGTGCTGGAGGATGTGGCCGCGAGCCTGCCCCTTACCGAAGGGGCCGAACGCCTCATCGTGAACCTCAAGCGCCTGGGCTTCAAGGTGGCCATCATCTCCGGCGGGTTCACCTACTTCGGCGAGCGCCTCAAGGAACTGCTCGGCATCGACTACGTCTTCGCCAACAAGCTGGAGGTGCAGGACGGCCGACTCACCGGCCGCGTGGTGGGGCCCGTGGTGGACGGCGCGCGCAAGGCCGAACTGTTGCGCCGCCTGGCCGAGAAGGAAGGCATCAGCCTCCAGCAGGTGGCCGCCGTGGGCGACGGCGCCAACGATCTGCCCATGCTGGGGCTGGCCGGGCTGGGCATCGCCTTCCACGCCAAGCCCAAGGTCAAGGCCGGGGCCAGGCAGAGCATTTCCACCCTCGGGCTGGACGCCATCCTCTATCTCATCGGCTTTCGCGAGCGCGAAACCCTGGGCTAG
- a CDS encoding PRTRC system ThiF family protein, whose amino-acid sequence MRHYASKALSANAPHRVGVLLVGAGGTGSQVLNGLARMDHALRALGRPGLFVVVADHDRVSPSNVGRQSFSPGDVGQHKVSVLVTRINRFFALDWEALPVAIGSGKPDGLAWQRHGLLDMVVGCVDSGRARHKIGHAFKGWLKDASYWLDFGNSRSTGQVVLGTNGKVETLARSVTLTEFVDECEGRETAAQELPTVLDLYPDIATQDDDSEPSCGMAEALAKQDLYMNVTLADFGLSLLWRLVHQGHIEHHGLFLNLEQCLATPLRIDPETWRRMGWEGRA is encoded by the coding sequence ATGCGGCACTACGCCTCGAAGGCTCTTTCGGCCAACGCCCCGCACCGCGTGGGCGTCTTGCTTGTCGGCGCGGGTGGCACGGGCAGCCAGGTGCTCAACGGGCTGGCCAGAATGGACCACGCCCTGCGCGCCCTGGGTCGGCCGGGCCTGTTTGTGGTGGTGGCCGACCATGACCGCGTGAGCCCCTCAAACGTGGGGCGGCAGTCCTTTTCGCCCGGAGACGTTGGCCAGCACAAGGTCAGCGTGCTGGTGACGCGCATCAACCGTTTTTTCGCCCTAGACTGGGAGGCCCTGCCCGTGGCCATCGGCTCCGGCAAGCCCGATGGCTTGGCCTGGCAGCGGCATGGCCTGCTCGACATGGTGGTGGGGTGCGTGGACTCCGGCCGGGCGCGCCATAAAATCGGCCACGCCTTCAAGGGGTGGCTCAAGGACGCGAGCTATTGGCTCGACTTCGGCAACTCCCGGTCCACCGGCCAGGTGGTTCTCGGCACCAACGGCAAGGTGGAGACGCTGGCCAGGTCCGTGACGCTGACCGAGTTCGTGGACGAGTGCGAGGGGCGCGAGACAGCGGCGCAGGAACTGCCCACGGTGTTGGACCTGTACCCGGACATAGCGACCCAGGACGACGACTCCGAACCTTCCTGCGGCATGGCCGAGGCCCTGGCCAAGCAGGATCTGTACATGAACGTGACCCTGGCCGACTTCGGCCTATCGCTGCTTTGGCGGCTGGTCCACCAGGGCCACATCGAGCACCACGGTCTGTTCCTCAACCTGGAGCAGTGTTTGGCAACGCCCCTGCGCATCGACCCCGAGACCTGGCGGCGCATGGGTTGGGAGGGAAGGGCATGA
- a CDS encoding tyrosine-type recombinase/integrase, with protein sequence MKVSGKIVASKWFGSGAKEHRKAVLWEETWKREAVQQVSTPVLKLSDWTLAYLEDVQVRFSDSTFDEKRTAMTRLIKALGDLDVTKITPGVALGFLSGQCKARSGYSANRDRKNLAAGWTWGRKFMDGFPKTGNPFLDVDRFPEERNPRHVPTEEEFWKVLEKTEGQDRVMLMAYLYTAARRDELFRLTWADVDFKANVLLLRTRKTRGSSWRVDPLPILPELRQALVWWWDARPYKSAEYVFTCLDDSPSPNHNPGGRFLYRQHVMRKLCKRAEVRPFGFHSIRHLRAVMLYKGGALVHEIQKWLRHESASTTERYLKSLGCDLDRLQEAATRGRGQAKVIPFAQNGRALGIVTSEGSGYPPVYPLAETMATGL encoded by the coding sequence GTGAAGGTCAGCGGGAAGATCGTGGCCAGCAAGTGGTTCGGGAGCGGGGCAAAAGAGCACCGCAAGGCCGTGCTGTGGGAAGAGACGTGGAAGCGCGAGGCTGTGCAACAGGTAAGCACGCCCGTGCTGAAGCTCTCGGACTGGACCCTGGCCTATTTGGAGGATGTGCAAGTGCGCTTCTCCGATAGCACCTTCGACGAAAAGCGGACGGCCATGACCCGGCTCATCAAGGCCCTGGGGGACCTGGACGTGACCAAGATCACGCCAGGGGTGGCCCTGGGCTTCCTGAGTGGCCAGTGCAAAGCCCGCTCGGGCTATTCGGCCAACCGCGACCGCAAGAACCTGGCTGCGGGCTGGACCTGGGGCCGAAAGTTCATGGACGGCTTCCCGAAAACGGGCAATCCGTTCCTGGACGTGGACAGGTTCCCGGAGGAGCGCAACCCGCGTCATGTGCCCACCGAAGAGGAGTTCTGGAAGGTCTTGGAGAAAACCGAAGGGCAGGACCGCGTGATGCTGATGGCCTACCTGTACACTGCGGCCCGACGGGACGAGCTCTTCCGCCTCACCTGGGCGGATGTCGACTTCAAGGCGAATGTCTTGCTCCTGCGGACGCGGAAGACCCGCGGCTCATCCTGGAGGGTTGACCCACTTCCCATCCTGCCGGAGCTGCGTCAGGCCCTTGTCTGGTGGTGGGACGCGCGGCCGTACAAAAGCGCCGAGTACGTCTTCACCTGCCTGGACGACAGCCCGAGTCCGAACCACAACCCCGGCGGCCGCTTCCTGTACCGCCAGCACGTCATGCGCAAGCTGTGCAAGCGGGCCGAGGTGCGGCCGTTTGGCTTCCACTCCATCCGGCACTTACGGGCGGTCATGCTCTACAAGGGCGGCGCCCTTGTGCACGAGATCCAGAAGTGGCTGCGCCATGAAAGCGCGTCCACCACGGAGCGCTACTTGAAGAGTCTCGGCTGCGACCTGGACCGGCTTCAGGAAGCGGCCACGAGAGGCAGAGGACAGGCGAAGGTTATCCCCTTCGCCCAGAACGGCAGAGCCCTCGGAATCGTTACTTCCGAGGGCTCTGGATATCCGCCAGTGTATCCGCTGGCTGAAACAATGGCTACGGGGCTGTAA
- a CDS encoding PRTRC system protein C: MALEVKALPREFVARQGKGNERVLTDPGTGMSPEEVRAHYAQVYPELASAGVEGPEVKDGKQVYVFTGSVGVKG, encoded by the coding sequence ATGGCGCTTGAAGTCAAAGCTCTCCCGCGTGAGTTTGTGGCCCGCCAGGGCAAGGGCAATGAGCGCGTCTTGACTGACCCCGGCACGGGCATGAGCCCGGAGGAGGTCCGCGCCCATTACGCCCAGGTCTACCCCGAGCTGGCCAGCGCCGGCGTCGAAGGACCGGAGGTTAAGGACGGCAAACAGGTCTACGTTTTCACCGGCAGCGTCGGAGTCAAGGGATGA
- a CDS encoding PRTRC system protein E: MFKELFDLIPDKGSVRFALTRTGADTMAVVLVPEFPVGKGEEPKLTPLSVSGPVAELEAGFLDAVLAYAPDVAALASNLSQAKASMEGGKKGGKAKEPKPDPKPVAPQASFLTMDSDPAESARTCRKCGCTDDQACSGGCSWVEPDLCSACAETGGTATAAVETAQQEEEDHGA; the protein is encoded by the coding sequence ATGTTCAAGGAGTTGTTTGATCTGATTCCCGACAAGGGCAGCGTTCGCTTCGCCCTCACCCGCACCGGCGCGGACACCATGGCCGTGGTCCTGGTGCCGGAGTTCCCCGTGGGCAAGGGTGAGGAGCCCAAGCTCACCCCCTTGTCCGTGAGTGGCCCGGTGGCCGAACTGGAAGCCGGGTTTCTGGACGCCGTGCTGGCATACGCTCCCGATGTGGCCGCGTTGGCAAGCAACTTGTCCCAGGCCAAGGCCTCCATGGAAGGGGGGAAGAAGGGCGGCAAGGCCAAGGAGCCCAAGCCCGACCCCAAGCCCGTGGCGCCGCAGGCCTCGTTCCTGACCATGGACAGCGACCCGGCCGAGTCTGCGCGCACGTGCCGCAAGTGCGGCTGCACCGATGACCAGGCCTGCTCGGGCGGCTGCTCGTGGGTCGAACCGGACTTGTGCAGCGCCTGCGCGGAAACGGGTGGCACGGCGACCGCCGCGGTCGAAACTGCGCAGCAGGAGGAAGAGGATCATGGCGCTTGA
- a CDS encoding sodium:proton antiporter encodes MRDHLQLTVGATLMTLALLLLAFAPQALASGGDLHHQAEEIGRLLDWTWAIPFAGMLLSIAVFPLLAPGFWSQHFGKVAAAWALAYLIPFVAVHGWELGLYQVVHTALTEYVPFIILLLTLFTITGGVHLSGTLVGAPLVNTGILLIGTLLASWMGTTGAAMLLIRPLIRANAHRKYRAHTVVFFIFLVANIGGCLTPFGDPPLFLGFLKGVRFFWTTQHLLLPLLFMAAILLSLYFLLDSALFRREGSPKPPKAKKAKLKLEGTANLLLLAAVVVCVLASGVWHPDMGFEVFHVHIELQNLLRDLALLGLTGASLMITSAELRHKNSFEWEPMEEVAKIFAGIFVSMIPAIAILRAGTEGALAGLVGLAAPGGVHDPAMFFWLTGILSSLLDNAPTYLVFFNVAGGDAQALMAEVQTLLAISAGAVFMGANSYIGNAPNFMVRSIAESSGVKMPSFFGYMIWSVGILVPCFGLLTLLFFR; translated from the coding sequence ATGCGTGACCATTTGCAATTGACCGTCGGAGCAACCCTCATGACCCTGGCGCTCCTGCTGCTCGCCTTCGCGCCCCAGGCCCTGGCCTCGGGCGGCGACCTGCACCATCAGGCCGAGGAAATCGGCCGGTTGCTGGACTGGACCTGGGCCATCCCCTTCGCCGGAATGCTCCTGTCCATCGCGGTGTTTCCCCTGCTCGCGCCGGGCTTCTGGTCGCAGCACTTCGGCAAGGTGGCGGCGGCCTGGGCGCTGGCCTACCTCATTCCCTTCGTGGCCGTCCACGGGTGGGAGCTGGGCCTCTACCAAGTGGTCCACACAGCCCTGACCGAGTATGTGCCCTTCATCATCCTGCTCTTGACCCTGTTCACCATCACCGGCGGGGTGCACCTCTCCGGCACCCTGGTGGGCGCGCCCCTGGTGAACACGGGCATCCTGCTCATCGGGACGCTCCTGGCAAGTTGGATGGGCACCACCGGCGCGGCCATGCTGCTCATCCGGCCGCTCATCCGGGCCAACGCCCACCGCAAATACCGCGCGCACACGGTTGTGTTCTTCATCTTCCTGGTGGCGAACATCGGCGGCTGCCTGACCCCCTTCGGCGACCCGCCGCTGTTCCTGGGCTTCCTCAAGGGGGTGCGCTTCTTCTGGACCACCCAGCACCTGCTGCTGCCCCTGCTGTTCATGGCCGCCATCCTGCTCAGCCTGTACTTCCTGTTGGACAGCGCCCTGTTCCGCCGCGAGGGCAGCCCCAAGCCGCCCAAGGCCAAGAAGGCCAAGCTCAAGCTCGAAGGCACGGCCAACCTGTTGCTGCTGGCCGCCGTGGTGGTCTGTGTGCTGGCCAGCGGCGTGTGGCATCCGGACATGGGCTTCGAGGTCTTCCATGTGCACATCGAACTGCAGAACCTGTTGCGCGACCTGGCCCTGCTGGGGCTTACCGGGGCAAGCCTCATGATCACCAGCGCAGAGCTGCGGCACAAGAACTCCTTTGAATGGGAACCCATGGAGGAGGTGGCCAAGATCTTCGCGGGCATTTTCGTGTCCATGATCCCGGCCATCGCCATCCTGCGCGCGGGCACGGAGGGCGCCCTGGCCGGCCTGGTGGGGCTGGCGGCCCCCGGAGGCGTGCACGATCCGGCCATGTTCTTCTGGCTTACGGGCATCCTCTCCAGCCTGCTGGACAACGCCCCCACCTACCTGGTGTTCTTCAACGTGGCCGGAGGCGACGCCCAGGCCCTCATGGCCGAGGTGCAGACCCTCTTGGCCATTTCCGCGGGCGCGGTGTTCATGGGGGCCAACAGCTACATCGGCAACGCCCCGAACTTCATGGTCCGTTCCATAGCGGAGTCCAGCGGCGTCAAGATGCCGAGCTTTTTCGGCTACATGATTTGGTCGGTGGGGATTCTCGTGCCCTGCTTCGGCCTGCTGACGCTGCTCTTCTTCCGCTAG